Genomic segment of Hoplias malabaricus isolate fHopMal1 chromosome 14, fHopMal1.hap1, whole genome shotgun sequence:
agagagaaagagagagataaaaaggaTACAATGGttttataaaagaaaagaaatcattTTTGTGTTCAGTTTTCAGTTTTCCCACATACTCAGACTCCTCCAGGAGATCAGACTCTGCTGCTGGTCTCTCCTCTCCTGAACCATGAAGCCTATAGCTACGGCTCTCCAGGTTCCTCAGCACCAGATTGTTTAGGATGTTTCGATCCGGCTTCTTGAGGAGCTCCTCAAACATTCGTAAAGTGGTGATGCTAATCTACAAcgtacaaacaaaaatatcttatctttaaaaaacataaaagcagCCACAACAATTTCCGCCATGGTCCAATTATTATAGTACTCTtcaaatatatcattttaaaacaaacacggaatagcgcccccttgtggtgcagtttttaaacatgagtgagtatgagAGTGCGTTAACAGCCAGTTACATGAGGTGCATTGCATGTAATAAACTGAACAATCACACAGATAAATAGACAATAACAAGGACTCTGTTATTGATGTTATTTATACACTGAatagcgcccccttgtggagcagttcctgTTTTTTTAAAGCCCCTATGCACCACATCATCAGAGCAATACTAGATCTGTAACGGAAATCAGTCACAAACATCAGAATGTGAAAAGGCACCTCGTCTGAGATGTGGTCACAGTGCTCGATAAGGTGGTAgcgcagggtgtgtgtgtgagggggtgtATCTTTGCGCTGCTcgtggtgtgtgtcactgcccAGAAGAAAGAGCAGCAGCTCTTGGAGCAGAGCCGGAGAACTGACATATCTCACGGCACACGACAACAGAGCCGTGTGGACCAGGATCCCAACCTCGGACCTGTATGAAGAAACATATCTGAAGTTGGTCAAACATTTTAAGAGAAATTACAATGTTACAGCAGTTATAGAGGTGCTACAGCATCTGTGCACCGTACCTTTGAGCTGTTACTTTCTGTTAAACTATCTATTGTCTTTAAATGGTTTATAGTTTAGTTAAATTCATTTGTATTGTTCTCTGGTTTATAAGTGTCCATCAAAATCAGTAACCTTCAGCTCGACTCACATCTGTAGGAGATGAGGCTGAATGACTGCGGTAAGCCACTGCTGGTGTAGAGCTTTGGAAAGTTTAGCACCAAGAATCTGCACATAACAGAAaaacagggggagagagagagagtgggtttCAGATGTTTGTGTATCAGCTGTACTTATGGGAGTACTTCCACAACATGCCTTACAGTGAACATTCTCACTGAACATTACCTTTGGAGCTTCTGCAATGAGCTGGTCACAGTAATCTAGCCAGCAGAAGAACCTGTCTACATGTTCCTGAGCTGGAAACGGAGGgctctcctccacacactctGCAGTAGGCTCTGGAGTCCTGTGAAACAAGGTttacaaaaacacagagagagagacacacagagagagagagagagagagagagagagggagacagggagagagagggagacagagagagagagagagagacagacagggagacagagagagagggagacagagagagagagagagagagacagggagacagagagagagagacagggagacagagagagagatagagagacagggagacagagagagagatagagagacagacagacagagcgagagagagagagacagacagacagacagagcgagagagacagacagggagacagagagcgagagagagagagacagacagggagacagagagcgagagagagagagacagacagggagacagagagcgagagagagagagacagacagggagacagagagcgagagagagagagacagacagggagacagagagcgagacagagagagacagacagggagacagagagcgagacagagagagacagacagggagaccgagagagagagacagacagacagggagacagagagagagagagagagagacagacagggagacagagagagagagagagacagacagggagacagagcgagagagagagagacagacagggagagagagggagacagagagagagagatatatatatatatatatatactataaacAGATTTCCATGGTGTTTATGTTTATGAGATCAAGGTTAGTAAAAGACAATGTCTATAATAATgactattaaataaaataccaaaaaaatacagttttaaagctggagtaggtgATATGACAAAATGAAATGGTAAATTAAATGCTCTGAcgttgtaaacaaaacagttcctTTCATGTACAAGGACTGTAGATACGTGTTCAATCGTTTCATTCGGTCCAAACTAAACGACTGGCTTGTTTACCTCCCGGCCATCACTCTTCTCTACAAGACCTGCGCCTGAAGTGACACAAGGTGGGAGGGGAGGCTGGACGAAGCCAGAGGACTAACCACAGTGAACACTGCTGTAGCTGCGGTGTGGTTTCTTACACGTGAGAGAGACATGAGGTAGGTGGATGGTGCTTGAATATGGACATGGATTTGAAGGTGTCACAGGAGACAACACAGCAAACAGAAACAGTGGAGAGTGATAAACCTGCATTTATAAGTTTGCCTTGGAAAAAAAGTCATCACAGCTCAGTAAACGTGGGGGAACTGGCGCTCAGGTGAAGGGCACTGGTTACCCGTATTCTCTTCACAGACACCTACTTACCTCCACTCTTTGAGGGGGTAGCTGTGTAAGTCTGTAGGGTGGAGGGTGGTGGGGATGTTGCCGTAGAGTTCACACAGTCTTTGCGCCAGTAAATCACACAGTGGAGTTTCTTCTGCCAGAAGCTTGGCCGTCTCTTCCTGAGGGACACTCACCAGCAGCAGCACACACTCCATCGCCCGCAGGGCTACACGACATTTCTAAAACAcagacaccaccacaacaacaaatcTCAGCTCTACTTCACCCACCTcttaatacactttataaacattttaaagtgcaacaacagaaaaaaaacacgcaGGAGCTCACCTGGCTTTTCCCCAGCTGCATGAGGACCTGGATGATGCCTGGCTGGGATGagttgtgtgtgggtgttaaGGAAGAGGAAGGACTACCTGGACTAGATGCTCCACTGGAGCCTTCGTCCAAACTGTCCTCTGAGACAGAGGAGGACCTCTGAAGCTGCTCTTCTTTTGTAGTCTGTGTTATGAAAATTGTGAGTgagtttatattcatttattcattaaaattCAGTACTGCATTTGCGTGTTTGTAAATGACTAAGAGGAACATTTAAAAAGCTAGGCcacaatgtaaaataaaaacaaaggacacaggaaaataaacaagaataaGAGCTTCCATTTTAGAACATGCAGTGACATCACACACCTCTAAAATGTAGTTAAGGACATAGGGATCTTTCTTCACTCTGGAACAAACAGCGAACAGAAAATGCACCTCCTCTTTCTCAGTCTGGGAGCTGGGGAGGGCACACAGGCGGATCAGCTTCTGCAGTGTGAAAACATAAAGATCAAAACATGAAAAACTGAATCAGAAGGTCTTCTACATACAACAGCTACAGAAATGGGATTTTTCCCATCAACTACAACACTGCATGCTTTCGTAGAACTTCACTAAACCTGTGTTTCTGTGAATTCAGTGTGTTTAAGCAGAGAAAATGCTAAACGGTGACGTGCAGGTGTgtgcacaccacactcctcacagacagtcacccggaggaaacccacacagacacagggagaacacaccacactcctcacagacagtcacccggaggaaacccacgcagacacagggagaacacaccacactcctcacagacagtcacccggaggaaacccacgcagacacagagagaacacaccacactcctcacagacagtcacccggaggaaacccacgcagacacagagagaacacaccacactcctcacacagtcacccggagtgggattcgaacccacaacctccaggtccctggagctgtgtgactgcgacacctacctgctgcaccaccgtgccgcccctaaggTCTAAGCACTGGGTTACACCTCAATATTAGTACTGTTACTGATTCATACGTACAAACCCGACTGTCTCTCACCTGAACAGGTCGATACACATTGATAATATGGAGTATGGGCTTCTGGATCTGGCTGAGGACCTTGGAGAAGAAGAGTAAAACCTGCTGGCGCATTCCAGGAGGATACTGAGCAAAGACAAGAAAACATGAAGGTGAGTTTTATGAAGGGCATAATTTACACTCAGGGGTTAAAAAATTATTCAGTGCACCTttaaaatttacattaaaatgtcaGGACTACAATCTGCCCATAACAAGGTTTCTTTATACAATGAACTGCTTATTAAATGACATTGACATTGAGGTCAGAGATGAGCAGCCCCTTTATATACAACTTTATAAACAGTTATTACactgttacatttaatt
This window contains:
- the fhip2b gene encoding FHF complex subunit HOOK-interacting protein 2B, whose translation is MDVLNKLTTLFQQALETREPSINLLDSFVDHWKGITNYYIETTDESRPVKQTDIPWRLKQMLDILVYEEKQQDVEETGACMEYLLQHKILETLCTLGKAQYPPGMRQQVLLFFSKVLSQIQKPILHIINVYRPVQKLIRLCALPSSQTEKEEVHFLFAVCSRVKKDPYVLNYILETTKEEQLQRSSSVSEDSLDEGSSGASSPGSPSSSLTPTHNSSQPGIIQVLMQLGKSQKCRVALRAMECVLLLVSVPQEETAKLLAEETPLCDLLAQRLCELYGNIPTTLHPTDLHSYPLKEWRTPEPTAECVEESPPFPAQEHVDRFFCWLDYCDQLIAEAPKILGAKLSKALHQQWLTAVIQPHLLQMSEVGILVHTALLSCAVRYVSSPALLQELLLFLLGSDTHHEQRKDTPPHTHTLRYHLIEHCDHISDEISITTLRMFEELLKKPDRNILNNLVLRNLESRSYRLHGSGEERPAAESDLLEESEDLEEDPFFPDSEFSGSESLLSLSREERRSSSRTQIAETVNSFLCLVPQEAKTTQHVQGAGYDTYVHDALKSLKECSAASVEWGWPDTPKPIDASSSSTDFYEGHFLKVLFNRLTRILEQPYELNLQVTSVLSRLALFPHPHLHEYLLDPYISLSPGARSLFSTLVRVIGELMQRIQHIPNFTQRLILVRRQLMGLEEDALMDHATLLKGVIVLEEFCKELAAIAFVKLPLGDQELLSAYSP